The Chitinophaga sp. H8 genome contains a region encoding:
- a CDS encoding class I SAM-dependent methyltransferase: protein MTMTKEITYEYNRIADRKRLDFISGSLEGKIPADGTILDVGCGNGVISRHLGQLGYNVLGIDVSDKTIQTARSLNNMDNVRFDVISAENLVAQGNTYDAVICSEVLEHLDNPSALLSVLYQSLKPNGQLIVTVPNGKGPREMLVTKPVLRIRSKNNWMWKLLQGTKKMLGYSGTTVQSAADNLDHVQFFSKSDLEKLSADNHFKIVRFGKANFVEDVFPFSILAKRISFLQKLDCKLADILPDRFTGGFFTIWIKADRPSTP, encoded by the coding sequence ATGACAATGACAAAAGAAATCACCTACGAATATAACAGGATCGCCGACAGGAAACGGCTTGATTTTATATCAGGCTCCCTGGAAGGAAAGATCCCTGCTGATGGTACTATCCTGGATGTGGGATGTGGAAATGGTGTCATTAGCAGACACCTCGGACAATTGGGCTATAACGTGCTGGGAATAGATGTGAGCGATAAAACCATACAAACTGCCCGTAGTCTGAATAACATGGACAATGTCCGTTTTGATGTCATCAGCGCAGAAAATCTCGTGGCCCAGGGAAATACCTACGATGCGGTGATATGCAGCGAGGTGCTGGAACACCTGGACAATCCTTCCGCTTTGCTGAGCGTATTGTATCAGTCATTAAAACCCAATGGCCAGCTGATTGTTACGGTACCTAATGGAAAGGGGCCCCGCGAAATGCTGGTAACAAAGCCGGTGCTGAGGATCAGGAGTAAAAATAACTGGATGTGGAAACTGCTGCAGGGCACCAAAAAAATGTTAGGTTACAGTGGCACTACTGTACAGTCTGCTGCAGATAACCTCGATCATGTGCAGTTTTTCAGCAAAAGTGACCTGGAGAAATTATCAGCCGACAACCACTTTAAAATAGTGCGCTTTGGCAAAGCTAACTTTGTAGAAGATGTTTTTCCTTTTTCTATTCTTGCCAAACGCATTTCTTTTCTGCAGAAATTAGATTGTAAACTGGCGGATATATTACCGGATCGTTTTACCGGTGGATTTTTTACTATCTGGATCAAGGCCGACAGACCAAGTACTCCCTGA
- a CDS encoding SusC/RagA family TonB-linked outer membrane protein, whose protein sequence is MKLIYMMLAVCCMYFPQLLSAQSRTITGTVTAAETGEILPGVTIQIKGTNKGTTTGSKGEYSIVVNAADATLVFRYVGYLHLEAAINGQAVVNAALKVDARNLDQVVVTALGITRKDRAVGYSTQEVKGANLTLTKEQNVLGSLAGKIAGVQVVGSSGASMGGTQKIKIRGVNSINGQEQPLMVVDGTPVSNSNFGGRNGPDLGNLAQDINPDDIESVTVLKGPAASALYGLRGQYGVVLITTKQGARKGDKKVSVDFSSAFSIEKAGNFMPLQNIYGAGSSQEFPTITVNGVEQPYASGTDESWGPKMDGTPVRHMYSFYPLDPDYGKLTPFVPHPDNVKDFFVTGHTFNNNISMSGGGENTTFRLSFNHTDIKGIEPNTWLKRNNLGFNGSLNLTSKLTVSTSINYANNKGQRPAQGYYNGSRNFNQWFERSLDMNKLKQYKYADGTFYHWNHEDVDDPDFLIKPGSDWNNPYFEAYENLNNDARDRFFGNVGLSYDVLPGLKISGAVRGDMFTQDLDQRKAYGGRDLNEYYEGKFENKEMNYELLAQYNRAFGKLTLNANLGGNLLTQRYSYITGRTQGGLAVTNFYNISASIDRPDVSNYLRRKEVRSAFGAVSLGYDNIYYLDATIRRDISSALPAGNNSYWYPSVSFSMVFSDLLKWEPLSFGKLRVGFAQAGSDLDPYQTYESFILGDPYKAPDNVTYLPMYLPNTLNNPNVKPALGSSLELGLDAKFLNDRVGFGVTYYNQQNKNQVLNIDVSGAIGYSNTVINAGNIQNKGIEVSVNAIPVKSKMFSWNTLINLSRNTSLIKELYPGINTLVLDQNTYSRVSVYLNANVNAAFGTLIGNAYARDPKTGKILLDAGNLPMFTENHDFGSVLPDFTGGWQNTFRFGGFDLSAMIDFQSGGRFFSWTKMLAVKSGQAAETAVLNDKGKNVRDPVADGGGVKVNGISSITGEEVTAYVDAKSYFRTVLGNSVYEEWLYDATYIKMREIRLGYTFSKNKYTKMPFNSINVAFITRNPFMIHQQAPKGLDPSELSMGASSISWLETGQLTSTRSFGINLNISL, encoded by the coding sequence ATGAAGCTAATCTACATGATGCTGGCAGTTTGTTGTATGTATTTCCCCCAACTATTGTCAGCCCAATCAAGGACCATCACTGGTACCGTTACCGCAGCCGAAACCGGCGAAATTTTACCAGGTGTTACGATACAGATAAAAGGGACCAATAAAGGGACTACCACCGGTTCAAAAGGAGAGTATAGTATTGTGGTCAATGCTGCTGATGCTACCCTGGTGTTCCGTTATGTAGGCTACCTGCACCTGGAAGCAGCCATCAATGGACAGGCTGTGGTGAATGCTGCATTAAAGGTGGATGCCCGCAACCTGGATCAGGTAGTGGTAACCGCATTAGGGATTACCCGCAAGGACAGGGCGGTGGGGTATTCCACCCAGGAAGTGAAGGGAGCAAACCTTACCCTTACCAAAGAACAGAACGTATTGGGTTCCCTGGCTGGTAAGATTGCGGGGGTGCAGGTAGTCGGTTCTTCCGGCGCCAGCATGGGTGGTACCCAAAAGATCAAGATCCGTGGTGTCAACTCTATTAACGGGCAGGAACAACCACTGATGGTCGTAGATGGTACGCCTGTTTCCAATTCCAATTTTGGTGGCCGTAACGGGCCGGATCTGGGCAATCTGGCACAGGATATTAACCCGGATGATATTGAATCGGTTACCGTATTAAAAGGGCCTGCTGCCTCTGCGTTGTATGGGTTGAGAGGGCAATACGGCGTGGTGTTGATTACCACCAAACAAGGTGCCCGTAAAGGAGATAAAAAAGTAAGTGTGGACTTTAGTTCCGCTTTTTCTATTGAAAAGGCAGGCAACTTTATGCCCCTGCAAAATATCTATGGTGCCGGCAGCAGTCAGGAATTTCCTACAATCACAGTAAATGGGGTAGAACAACCCTATGCTTCCGGGACGGATGAAAGCTGGGGGCCTAAGATGGATGGTACACCGGTGAGGCATATGTACAGCTTTTATCCCCTGGACCCTGATTATGGCAAGCTCACCCCCTTTGTGCCACATCCGGATAATGTGAAAGATTTTTTTGTAACCGGTCATACTTTTAACAACAACATCAGCATGTCTGGTGGGGGAGAAAATACTACTTTCCGGCTGTCCTTTAATCATACAGATATTAAAGGGATCGAGCCTAATACGTGGCTGAAAAGGAATAACCTGGGCTTCAATGGTTCCTTAAACCTCACTTCAAAACTGACGGTTTCTACCAGCATTAATTATGCAAATAATAAAGGACAGCGTCCTGCTCAGGGATATTATAATGGTTCCAGAAACTTCAACCAGTGGTTTGAGCGCTCCCTGGATATGAACAAACTAAAACAGTACAAGTATGCTGATGGTACGTTCTACCACTGGAATCATGAAGATGTGGATGATCCGGATTTCCTGATAAAGCCAGGCAGCGACTGGAACAACCCCTATTTTGAAGCCTATGAAAACCTGAACAACGATGCGCGCGACAGGTTCTTTGGTAATGTAGGTCTCAGCTACGATGTGCTGCCAGGGCTGAAGATCAGTGGTGCCGTAAGAGGGGATATGTTTACCCAGGATCTCGATCAGCGTAAGGCATATGGTGGCAGGGACCTGAATGAGTATTACGAAGGGAAGTTTGAGAATAAGGAAATGAACTATGAATTACTGGCACAATACAACCGGGCATTTGGTAAGCTGACCCTGAACGCCAATCTGGGAGGCAATCTCCTGACCCAGCGTTATTCCTATATTACCGGCCGTACACAAGGTGGGCTGGCAGTGACCAACTTTTATAATATTTCCGCCTCCATAGACCGGCCGGATGTATCCAATTACCTGCGCCGTAAAGAGGTAAGAAGTGCTTTCGGTGCCGTATCCCTGGGATATGATAACATCTATTACCTGGATGCTACGATACGCCGGGATATTTCTTCGGCACTGCCCGCAGGGAATAACTCTTACTGGTATCCTTCTGTTTCCTTCAGCATGGTATTCAGTGATCTGCTCAAATGGGAACCACTTTCTTTTGGAAAGCTCAGGGTTGGTTTTGCGCAGGCCGGGTCCGACCTGGATCCCTATCAGACGTATGAATCCTTTATACTGGGAGATCCTTATAAAGCGCCGGACAACGTGACTTATCTGCCCATGTACCTGCCTAATACGCTCAATAATCCTAATGTGAAGCCTGCACTGGGCAGCTCCTTGGAGCTGGGACTGGATGCAAAGTTCCTGAATGACCGCGTAGGCTTTGGCGTTACTTATTATAATCAGCAGAATAAGAATCAGGTGCTCAATATTGATGTATCCGGCGCTATCGGATATAGCAATACAGTGATCAATGCCGGTAATATCCAGAATAAAGGAATAGAAGTAAGTGTAAATGCTATTCCTGTAAAATCAAAAATGTTCAGCTGGAATACGCTTATTAATCTGAGCAGGAATACCAGTCTGATCAAGGAACTGTATCCTGGTATCAATACCCTGGTATTGGATCAGAATACTTATTCCAGGGTGAGCGTGTATCTGAATGCTAATGTAAATGCAGCTTTTGGTACACTGATAGGTAATGCCTATGCGCGTGATCCCAAGACCGGCAAGATATTGCTGGATGCCGGCAATCTACCCATGTTTACAGAAAACCATGACTTCGGCAGTGTCTTGCCAGACTTTACTGGTGGATGGCAGAACACGTTCCGCTTTGGGGGCTTTGATCTTTCGGCAATGATTGATTTTCAATCAGGTGGCAGGTTTTTCAGTTGGACAAAGATGCTGGCAGTAAAATCCGGACAGGCAGCGGAAACAGCCGTATTGAATGATAAGGGAAAGAATGTACGGGATCCGGTAGCTGATGGTGGCGGTGTAAAAGTAAATGGCATATCCAGCATTACAGGAGAGGAGGTGACGGCATATGTAGATGCCAAGTCCTATTTCCGCACGGTATTGGGCAATTCTGTTTATGAAGAGTGGCTGTACGATGCCACCTATATTAAAATGAGGGAAATCCGTTTAGGCTATACGTTTAGTAAGAACAAGTATACAAAAATGCCTTTCAACAGCATCAATGTAGCCTTTATTACCCGCAATCCATTTATGATTCATCAGCAGGCCCCCAAAGGGCTGGATCCGTCTGAATTATCCATGGGAGCATCTTCCATCAGCTGGCTGGAAACAGGACAATTGACTTCCACCCGTTCTTTTGGCATCAACCTGAATATTTCCCTGTAA
- a CDS encoding NAD-dependent epimerase/dehydratase family protein, with translation MIIRSLVTGGAGFIGSHVVNHCLQMGHEVVVLDDLSGGFEDHIPAGATFIQGSVTDEKLVSELFAEYKFDYVYHLAAYAAEGLSHFIRRFNYNNNLIGSINLINESVKHKVKCFVFTSSIAVYGAGQLPMREEMIPTPEDPYGVSKYAVELDLKAAHEMFGLNYVVFRPHNVYGENQNIGDKYRNVIGIFMNQIMQGKQLTVFGDGEQTRAFSYIDDVAIPIAKSVTMPAAYNQVFNIGADKPYTVNELATVVCACFGVTPDINHLEARNEVMHAYSDHTKAHSVFGKGSGISLEEGISRMAVWANKVGARQSQEFANIEINEKLPQGWAKAPAAAGTPA, from the coding sequence ATGATAATTAGATCTCTTGTTACCGGCGGTGCCGGATTTATAGGCTCCCATGTTGTTAACCATTGTTTGCAAATGGGTCATGAGGTAGTAGTGCTGGATGATTTGAGCGGTGGATTTGAAGACCATATTCCTGCAGGTGCCACTTTTATCCAGGGTTCTGTAACAGATGAAAAACTGGTGAGTGAGCTGTTTGCGGAATATAAATTTGACTACGTATACCACCTGGCTGCTTATGCTGCGGAGGGGTTGTCACATTTCATACGCCGGTTTAACTATAATAATAACCTGATAGGCAGTATCAATCTGATTAATGAATCAGTGAAGCACAAAGTGAAATGTTTTGTGTTTACGTCTTCTATTGCCGTATATGGTGCCGGCCAGCTGCCCATGCGGGAAGAAATGATCCCTACACCGGAAGATCCGTATGGCGTTTCCAAATATGCTGTAGAGCTGGATCTTAAAGCTGCACATGAAATGTTTGGATTGAACTATGTAGTATTCCGTCCGCATAATGTATATGGCGAAAACCAGAATATTGGTGATAAATACCGTAATGTAATCGGTATCTTCATGAACCAGATTATGCAGGGCAAACAGCTGACGGTATTTGGAGATGGAGAACAAACCCGTGCATTCAGTTATATTGATGACGTGGCTATTCCAATTGCCAAATCAGTAACCATGCCGGCAGCTTATAACCAGGTATTCAATATTGGTGCTGATAAGCCATATACCGTGAATGAGCTGGCTACCGTAGTTTGTGCCTGCTTTGGGGTAACACCGGATATCAACCACCTGGAAGCGAGAAATGAAGTAATGCATGCTTACTCTGATCATACGAAGGCGCACAGTGTTTTTGGTAAAGGGTCAGGTATTAGCCTGGAAGAAGGGATTTCCAGGATGGCCGTGTGGGCTAATAAGGTTGGCGCCAGACAAAGCCAGGAGTTTGCAAATATTGAGATTAACGAAAAATTACCGCAGGGATGGGCCAAAGCTCCCGCTGCTGCCGGTACACCTGCATAA
- a CDS encoding glycosyltransferase family 4 protein yields the protein MTGTRKIRVLQTIRQGLIGGGETHVLSLVGQLDTTRFHPIVLSFTDGPMIDQLRKMGVEHHVIPSLKAFDLMQWRKVKELLQEEDIDIVHAHGSRAASNLFFPARALKIPLLYTIHGWSFHDDQPFMVKQLRVFSERFLTANMQRNISVSASNFETGKAHFSNFQSTIINNGIDLNRFNPENAAKDIRSELNIPAHHTLVGFIARMTAQKDPLTMIRAFAQVLQQRKDTTLLMVGEGELRADMERLVNELGIQEHVIFQPFRQDVPDILQATDIYCLPSLWEGMPIGLLEAMAMKNAVVVTNVDGSREIIQHMKNGCMVEARNAAMLSDTILNLIGGKDLREKLQNAALATVRQNFSVVEMTARVEQLYEEVLQLKRNTA from the coding sequence ATGACCGGAACCAGGAAAATACGCGTTTTACAGACTATCCGCCAGGGACTGATCGGGGGAGGTGAAACACATGTGTTGAGCCTGGTGGGTCAGTTGGACACCACCCGGTTTCATCCTATTGTGCTCTCCTTTACAGATGGTCCTATGATTGATCAGTTGCGTAAGATGGGAGTGGAGCATCACGTAATTCCTTCCCTGAAAGCATTTGACCTGATGCAATGGAGAAAAGTAAAGGAACTTTTGCAGGAAGAAGATATTGATATTGTACATGCACATGGATCCAGGGCCGCAAGCAACCTGTTCTTTCCTGCCAGGGCATTAAAAATTCCTTTGTTGTACACCATTCACGGCTGGTCTTTTCATGATGACCAGCCTTTTATGGTAAAGCAGCTGCGGGTGTTTTCAGAAAGATTTCTGACGGCTAATATGCAGCGGAATATATCTGTAAGCGCCTCTAATTTTGAAACAGGAAAAGCGCATTTCAGTAACTTTCAGTCCACTATTATTAACAATGGGATTGATCTGAACCGGTTTAATCCGGAGAATGCTGCTAAGGATATCCGCAGTGAGCTGAATATACCTGCGCATCATACCCTGGTAGGATTTATCGCACGGATGACGGCACAGAAAGACCCGCTCACCATGATCAGGGCTTTTGCACAGGTACTACAGCAGCGCAAGGATACTACCTTGCTGATGGTTGGAGAAGGAGAGCTGCGGGCTGATATGGAACGTTTGGTAAATGAGCTGGGCATTCAGGAGCATGTTATTTTTCAACCTTTCCGGCAAGATGTGCCGGATATCCTGCAGGCTACGGATATCTATTGCCTTCCTTCTTTGTGGGAAGGTATGCCGATAGGTTTGCTGGAAGCAATGGCCATGAAAAACGCTGTTGTTGTTACCAACGTAGACGGCTCCAGGGAAATTATACAGCATATGAAAAATGGCTGTATGGTGGAAGCCAGAAATGCGGCCATGTTGTCCGACACTATTCTGAACCTCATTGGCGGTAAAGATTTAAGGGAAAAACTGCAAAACGCTGCATTGGCTACCGTCAGACAAAATTTTAGTGTGGTGGAAATGACCGCCAGGGTAGAACAATTGTATGAAGAAGTATTGCAGCTAAAAAGAAATACCGCTTAA
- a CDS encoding bifunctional GNAT family N-acetyltransferase/carbon-nitrogen hydrolase family protein: protein MAETIEIRQLTAEDYLDLKESMMSAYADMQGSYWREPTIRRLMNLFPEGQIAVTVNEKVVGCALSIIVDYEKYGDNHTYEQITGYYTFNTHDPKGDTLYGIEVFVHPDFRGKRLARRLYDARKNLCERLNLQGIVAGGRIPSYEKYADQLTPREYIEKVRDKEIYDPTLTFQFSNDFLVKKILKNYLPNDVPSQGFATLLQWFNIYYEKDIDTIRYQKSTVRIGLVQWQMRDYRNLEGFLQQVEFFVDAVSDYGSDFVVFPELFNAPLMAEFNQLDQAGAIRGVAKYTEAIREEFLRHAVAYNVNIITGSMPIVMEEQLYNISYLCRRDGTYDHYIKIHPTPSEVSAWGIKGGNEIKVFDTDCGKIGIQICYDVEFPEPARILAEQGMQILFVPFLTDTQHAYNRVRFCAQARAVENECYVAIAGCVGNLPKVNNMDLQYAQSCVLTPSDFAFPVTGVKADATPNTEMVVIADVDLVLLKELHAFGSVQTKKDMRHDLYGVVWKGEQ from the coding sequence ATGGCAGAGACCATAGAAATCAGACAACTTACAGCAGAAGATTACCTGGACCTGAAAGAGTCCATGATGTCGGCCTATGCGGATATGCAGGGAAGTTACTGGAGAGAGCCTACTATTCGCAGACTGATGAATCTTTTCCCGGAAGGGCAGATTGCCGTGACGGTGAATGAAAAGGTAGTGGGCTGCGCCTTATCCATTATTGTGGACTATGAGAAATACGGGGATAATCATACTTATGAACAGATTACCGGGTATTATACTTTTAATACCCATGACCCTAAAGGCGACACCCTTTATGGTATAGAAGTATTTGTACACCCCGATTTTCGTGGAAAGCGGCTGGCACGCCGCCTGTATGATGCCCGCAAAAACCTGTGTGAAAGGCTTAACCTGCAGGGGATCGTAGCAGGAGGAAGGATTCCCAGCTATGAAAAGTATGCGGATCAGCTCACACCCCGGGAGTATATTGAAAAAGTAAGGGATAAGGAAATTTATGATCCCACACTTACTTTTCAGTTTTCCAATGATTTCCTCGTCAAGAAAATACTAAAGAATTATTTACCCAACGATGTGCCCTCCCAGGGGTTTGCCACCTTGCTGCAATGGTTTAATATCTATTACGAAAAAGATATTGATACCATCCGCTATCAGAAGTCTACCGTACGTATCGGGCTGGTGCAATGGCAGATGCGGGATTACCGCAACCTGGAAGGTTTTTTACAGCAGGTAGAGTTTTTTGTGGATGCGGTAAGTGATTATGGTTCCGACTTTGTGGTGTTTCCGGAGCTGTTCAATGCACCACTGATGGCTGAGTTTAATCAGCTGGATCAGGCAGGGGCGATCCGGGGAGTAGCCAAATATACGGAAGCTATCCGGGAGGAGTTTTTACGGCATGCGGTGGCTTATAATGTAAACATCATTACGGGCAGTATGCCTATTGTGATGGAAGAACAGCTGTATAACATTTCTTACCTGTGCCGCCGCGATGGCACCTATGATCATTATATCAAAATTCATCCTACACCCAGTGAGGTATCTGCCTGGGGGATCAAGGGAGGCAACGAGATCAAGGTATTTGACACCGACTGTGGCAAAATAGGCATCCAGATCTGTTATGATGTGGAGTTTCCCGAGCCTGCAAGGATATTGGCAGAACAAGGCATGCAGATCCTGTTTGTACCGTTCCTCACGGATACACAACATGCTTATAACCGGGTACGTTTCTGTGCCCAGGCCCGGGCAGTGGAAAATGAATGTTATGTGGCTATTGCAGGTTGTGTAGGCAATCTGCCCAAGGTAAATAATATGGACCTGCAGTATGCACAGTCATGCGTGCTCACCCCTTCAGATTTTGCATTCCCGGTAACGGGAGTGAAGGCTGATGCCACCCCTAATACAGAAATGGTGGTGATTGCGGATGTGGACCTGGTACTGCTGAAGGAGCTGCATGCTTTTGGCAGTGTGCAAACAAAAAAGGATATGCGCCATGACCTGTACGGCGTGGTATGGAAAGGAGAACAATAA
- a CDS encoding thiamine-binding protein, producing the protein MDHKINLALQIIPQVATEKVYAVVDEAIAVIKASGVKYRVCPFETVMEGTYEELMEVVRRTQEVCFQAGASQLLVYIKMQIRKDQDVTMEEKTGKYDAAG; encoded by the coding sequence ATGGATCACAAGATCAACCTTGCTTTACAGATTATTCCCCAGGTAGCTACAGAAAAAGTATATGCAGTGGTGGATGAAGCGATTGCTGTTATTAAAGCCTCCGGTGTAAAATACCGGGTGTGCCCCTTCGAAACAGTGATGGAAGGCACGTATGAAGAACTGATGGAAGTAGTACGCCGGACGCAGGAAGTGTGCTTTCAGGCAGGCGCTTCCCAACTGCTGGTATATATTAAAATGCAGATCCGGAAGGACCAGGATGTAACCATGGAAGAAAAGACCGGAAAATATGATGCAGCAGGTTAA
- a CDS encoding glycosyltransferase, protein MNTILQILNVLFIIIQVVIAAYLLQSSFLLLIFCIKRIFRKSNPVVAGEEDEGSKKHSFAAIITAHKNLTLVPPLVDSLLKQNYEDYVIYIVADACDEQSLEYNDPKVKFLKPVTHLNAKIRSIDYAINHFIAPHDALIIFDTDNLVHPDYMQILNHYFNQGHRAVQTNLQPKNTDTLYARLDTAGNLYNNFSDRLMRKELGLSANIWGLGIAMETSLYKEIIYQHFLGGFDKKIQADIVKRIPLLAYAPEAMVYDEKIDNGDALEKQRTRWINAYFKYFKYGWDVLLTGLKRGSFNLLYFGINLLRPPLFILLGSAFAFAIINLLVSVAWTKFWIGAILAFVVSFFLIVLVMQKDKKIFSALFYLPFFVLRQVKALLKIKAANKSFLQTENNKVLYIEDVLNR, encoded by the coding sequence ATGAACACCATCCTTCAAATACTCAACGTACTATTCATCATTATACAGGTAGTGATCGCAGCTTACTTACTGCAGTCCAGCTTTTTGTTGCTGATATTTTGTATTAAGAGAATATTCAGAAAAAGTAATCCTGTAGTAGCCGGAGAGGAGGACGAAGGAAGTAAAAAACATAGTTTTGCGGCCATCATCACGGCACATAAGAACCTTACACTGGTGCCACCTTTGGTAGACTCCCTGCTCAAACAAAACTATGAGGATTATGTGATTTATATTGTGGCAGATGCCTGCGATGAGCAGTCATTGGAGTATAATGATCCTAAAGTTAAGTTTCTGAAGCCGGTTACGCATCTGAATGCCAAGATCAGGTCTATCGACTACGCCATCAATCATTTTATAGCACCGCATGATGCGTTGATCATATTTGATACGGATAACCTGGTACACCCGGATTATATGCAGATCCTGAACCATTATTTTAACCAGGGACACAGGGCGGTACAAACCAACCTGCAACCTAAAAATACAGATACACTGTATGCCCGGTTGGATACTGCAGGCAACTTGTATAATAATTTCTCCGACCGTTTGATGCGTAAGGAACTTGGCCTGTCAGCCAATATCTGGGGACTGGGTATTGCCATGGAAACCAGCCTGTACAAAGAGATTATCTATCAGCATTTCCTGGGCGGGTTTGATAAAAAGATCCAGGCCGATATCGTGAAAAGAATTCCTTTACTGGCATATGCCCCGGAAGCAATGGTGTATGATGAAAAGATCGATAATGGGGATGCATTGGAAAAACAACGTACAAGGTGGATCAATGCCTATTTCAAGTACTTTAAATATGGATGGGATGTATTACTTACCGGATTGAAAAGAGGAAGTTTTAACCTGCTTTATTTTGGTATCAACCTGCTGCGTCCACCATTATTCATCCTGTTAGGCAGCGCCTTCGCGTTTGCCATTATCAATCTACTGGTATCAGTAGCCTGGACAAAGTTCTGGATAGGTGCCATCCTGGCCTTTGTTGTATCCTTCTTTCTGATAGTACTGGTCATGCAAAAGGATAAAAAGATCTTTTCTGCGTTATTCTACCTGCCATTCTTCGTATTAAGACAGGTAAAAGCATTGCTGAAAATCAAGGCAGCCAACAAATCTTTCCTGCAAACGGAGAATAACAAAGTATTGTACATTGAAGATGTCTTAAACCGCTAA
- a CDS encoding SusD/RagB family nutrient-binding outer membrane lipoprotein: MKKLSYIFIILAGLGLNSCTKFSDSINKNPNLPDTFSNPKLLTYAIQRLTTTTETSYGLLYIQHLSEKIYTDASRYINIDFDFADFYADPLMNLRFIIDTKRFNDAEGSANNQKAVARILRAYYFWHITDRWGDIPYKEALQGKAKIDPAYNSQKDIYTDLFKELKEAGAQLEEDNPAQGDILYYGDSNKWKRLAGTIHALMALRLSKVDPDWGKAEFQSALATGIFENNADNAIFQHLSETAYENYWYYVYTVQGRRWYCVSKPLIDYMNPLDDPRLPAYAATNNNDEYAGMPYGLEGKDAQNIAAGSVSFQASGIRARAAKAYIITYAQALLARAEAAKLGWIPGGDASAAADYIAAITASVAQWTGSDDGLAAYLAQPAIVYNPATAVKQIAYQRWVHLYMNGYEAWAEWRRTGYPTLTPAPDNGNKPIPRRQGYPLSERNINTANYNAAVQAQPGLNGKDDLNGRVWWDKP, from the coding sequence ATGAAAAAGCTATCATACATATTCATAATACTGGCTGGGCTGGGACTAAACAGCTGTACTAAGTTTTCTGACAGCATCAATAAGAATCCCAACCTGCCGGACACCTTTTCCAATCCCAAGTTGCTGACATATGCCATACAAAGGCTGACCACTACCACGGAAACAAGCTATGGACTATTGTATATCCAGCACCTGTCTGAAAAAATATATACCGATGCCTCCCGGTATATTAATATCGATTTTGATTTTGCTGATTTTTATGCAGATCCGTTGATGAACCTGCGGTTCATTATCGATACCAAACGCTTCAATGATGCAGAAGGGTCCGCTAACAATCAAAAAGCGGTAGCACGTATCCTGCGGGCTTATTATTTCTGGCATATTACCGACAGATGGGGAGATATTCCATATAAAGAAGCCCTGCAGGGGAAGGCAAAAATTGATCCTGCCTATAATAGTCAAAAGGATATTTATACGGATCTTTTTAAGGAGCTGAAAGAAGCCGGTGCCCAGCTGGAAGAAGATAATCCGGCTCAGGGAGATATCCTGTATTATGGCGACAGCAATAAATGGAAAAGGCTGGCAGGCACCATACATGCATTGATGGCATTACGTTTGTCGAAGGTTGACCCGGATTGGGGTAAAGCGGAATTTCAGTCGGCACTGGCTACCGGTATTTTTGAGAATAATGCAGATAATGCTATTTTTCAGCACTTGTCAGAAACCGCATATGAGAACTACTGGTATTATGTATATACTGTACAAGGGCGCAGATGGTATTGCGTTAGCAAGCCACTGATAGATTACATGAACCCCCTGGATGACCCGCGTTTGCCAGCGTATGCCGCTACGAACAATAATGATGAGTATGCCGGGATGCCATACGGCCTGGAAGGAAAAGATGCCCAGAACATTGCTGCAGGCAGTGTCTCTTTCCAGGCATCGGGTATCCGTGCCAGAGCAGCCAAAGCATATATTATCACTTATGCACAGGCCTTGTTGGCCAGGGCAGAGGCCGCAAAACTGGGTTGGATCCCCGGAGGAGATGCCAGTGCAGCAGCAGATTATATCGCAGCTATTACCGCTTCTGTAGCACAATGGACCGGTAGTGATGATGGATTAGCAGCTTACCTGGCTCAACCCGCCATAGTATATAATCCGGCCACTGCCGTTAAACAAATTGCTTACCAGCGCTGGGTACATCTTTATATGAACGGATATGAAGCATGGGCGGAATGGAGAAGAACAGGTTATCCTACATTAACCCCGGCCCCGGATAATGGAAACAAGCCGATTCCCCGGCGACAGGGATATCCGTTGTCTGAAAGAAATATTAATACGGCCAATTATAATGCGGCAGTACAGGCGCAACCTGGCCTGAATGGGAAGGATGACCTGAATGGCAGGGTGTGGTGGGATAAACCTTAA